TGTTTAAAATAAGTTTTTGTGTTGTTCCCGCCTTAAGCCTAGTTGATCCAGTCAAAACTTCAGGACCAGGTACTGCCTCGACATTATAATCAGTATAACTAGATATCTTAGCTTGCTTAGTACAGCTAATCGCAATAGTAGTAGCATCGATAGAATTTGCGTATTCAAGAGCCCCTATAACATAAGGTGTTCTTCCACTAGCTGCGATACCTATTACAACATCTTTATCTGTCAAATCTATTTTTAGTAAATCTGCTTTACCAAAATCAGGATTATCCTCTGCACCCTCTTGAGCTTGAATAAAAGCTTTTTCGCCACCTGCGATTAATCCAATAATAGTGTTATAATCAACACTAAATGTTGGTGGACACTCAACAGCGTCGAGTATTCCTAATCGACCACTTGTTCCGGCGCCTATATATATTATCCTACCACCTTTTTTCAAAGCTTGTGATGTAACCTCGACTATCCTAGCAATGTTTAAACTTTGCTCTTTTAATGCTTCAATCACACCATACTCTTCATCTATCATTAAATTCACAGATTCCTGGACTGACATCGAATCAAGATTAAAGCTCCTTGGATTCCTTTTTTCTGTATTTATATTTTCTAGCATGCTCATATTTTAACTTCCTTAACAATTCCTAACGGATAAAGATATTTACTCTCCAAATAAACTGGAGCGGCAGGTTCTACCTCATCTTCAGCTTTCTTACCTCTGTTTGCTTGCTCTTTTTTTCTTTCAGAAATAGATTTTGACCTACTCCTAGATTTATTTGACTTATCATTAACTTCTGACTTATCTTCAGGTTGTGCTTCATCACCTATTTCATCTTTCATTTCTTGTGCTTTAAAGTCCAAAGCTTCTGATTGAATATATATTTTGTTAACAGTATTTTTGACAGCATCAAAATCAGCAAGAATCTGAGGAGATTGAGGTCCTAAATCAACCTCTTGAAGTACATCAAAATCATAATTAAGTTGCATAACTTTATCTGGTGTAAATACAAACAGATAACCAAACTTAGGTATAACTAGCTGGATACCATTATCATCCTGATCTTCCGTATTCTTACTTTTGTCTCCA
The genomic region above belongs to Francisella salimarina and contains:
- the murQ gene encoding N-acetylmuramic acid 6-phosphate etherase, whose translation is MSMLENINTEKRNPRSFNLDSMSVQESVNLMIDEEYGVIEALKEQSLNIARIVEVTSQALKKGGRIIYIGAGTSGRLGILDAVECPPTFSVDYNTIIGLIAGGEKAFIQAQEGAEDNPDFGKADLLKIDLTDKDVVIGIAASGRTPYVIGALEYANSIDATTIAISCTKQAKISSYTDYNVEAVPGPEVLTGSTRLKAGTTQKLILNIISTLSMVSVGKVYQNLMVDVKPTNEKLVERSKNIICEATGVDYVTAQDFYMKANKSVKVAIAMILNDCDYEQALAILKKNNNFIKS